From the genome of Triticum aestivum cultivar Chinese Spring chromosome 3B, IWGSC CS RefSeq v2.1, whole genome shotgun sequence, one region includes:
- the LOC123069510 gene encoding WRKY transcription factor 6 isoform X2 yields the protein MDKGHLGGGGGGGGLLALDASPRQLGFLNLLSPAPFHRSMEADDGGGGGGGGRGRRSIEVDFFSDEKKNMKKSRASAGADAEDHKDQASAAGLAIKKEDLTINLLPGNNTRSDRSMVVDDDGASRADQDRNGRNTGELAVIQAELSRMNEENQRLRGMLTQVNNSYHALQMHLVALMQQRTQMPPVQPQQPPTHEDGKNESAIVPRQFLGLGPSGASADVAEEPSNSSTEVGSPRRSSSNGNEDPERGENPDGPSTAGWLPGRGMSQQQQQQLGAAAKGHDQQAQEATMRKARVSVRARSEAPIIADGCQWRKYGQKMAKGNPCPRAYYRCTMATGCPVRKQVQRCAEDRTILITTYEGTHNHPLPPAAMAMASTTSAAASMLLSGSMPSADGAGLMSSNFLARTVLPCSSSMATISASAPFPTVTLDLTHAPPGAPNAMPLNVARPHAPGQFHVPMPGGGMAPAFAMPPHMLYNQSKFSGLQMSSDSVDAGQFAQPRPPMGLPGQLSDTVSAAAAAITADPNFTVALAAAISSIMAGQHAAGNSNANNSNNNTSNNNVTTTSNNTTSNNTNSETQ from the exons ATGGACAAGGGCCACCTCggtggtggcggaggaggaggaggactgctAGCCCTGGACGCCTCGCCGCGGCAGCTCGGCTTCTTGAACTTGCTATCGCCGGCGCCGTTCCATAGGAGCATGGAGGCGGACgacggcggaggcggtggcggcggcggcagggggagGAGGTCCATCGAGGTTGACTTCTTCTCCGACGAGaagaagaacatgaagaagagCCGGGCTTCGGCCGGGGCCGACGCGGAGGACCACAAGGATCAAGCCTCCGCCGCCGGACTCGCCATCAAGAAGGAGGACCTCACCATTAAC CTCCTTCCCGGGAACAACACGAGGAGCGACCGGTCCATGGTGGTCGACGACGACGGAGCGTCCCGGGCCGACCAAGACAGGAACGGCAGGAACACCGGCGAG CTGGCGGTGATACAGGCCGAGCTGAGCCGCATGAACGAGGAGAACCAGCGGCTGCGAGGGATGTTGACCCAGGTCAACAACAGCTACCATGCGCTGCAGATGCATCTCGTCGCGCTCATGCAGCAAAGGACCCAGATGCCTCCGGTCCAGCCGCAACAACCTCCGACCCACGAG GATGGCAAGAACGAGAGTGCCATCGTGCCGAGGCAGTTCCTGGGTCTGGGCCCGTCGGGAGCCAGCGCTGACGTGGCGGAAGAGCCCTCCAACTCGTCCACGGAGGTCGGGAGCCCGCGGCGGTCGTCGTCCAACGGAAACGAGGACCCTGAGCGCGGCGAAAACCCTGACGGCCCGTCCACCGCGGGGTGGTTGCCCGGACGCGGGAtgagccagcagcagcagcagcagctgggggcggcggcgaagGGCCACGACCAGCAAGCGCAGGAGGCCACCATGAGGAAGGCCCGTGTCTCCGTTCGCGCCCGATCCGAAGCCCCGATT ATCGCCGATGGATGCCAATGGAGGAAGTACGGTCAGAAGATGGCCAAGGGAAACCCTTGCCCACGCGCCTACTACCGGTGCACCATGGCCACCGGCTGCCCGGTGCGCAAGCAG GTGCAACGATGCGCCGAGGACCGGACCATCCTCATCACCACGTACGAGGGCACGCACAACCACCCGCTCCCGCCGGCCGCCATGGCCATGGCGTCTACCACGTCGGCCGCTGCGTCCATGCTGCTCTCCGGCTCCATGCCCAGCGCCGACGGCGCGGGGCTCATGAGCTCCAACTTCCTCGCGCGCACCGTGCTTCCGTGCTCGTCCAGCATGGCCACCATCTCGGCGTCCGCGCCGTTCCCGACGGTCACGCTCGACCTCACCCACGCCCCGCCCGGGGCGCCCAACGCCATGCCGCTAAACGTCGCCCGACCGCATGCACCGGGGCAGTTCCATGTTCCGATGCCCGGCGGTGGGATGGCCCCGGCCTTCGCGATGCCGCCGCACATGCTGTACAACCAGTCCAAGTTCTCTGGGCTGCAGATGTCCTCCGACTCGGTGGACGCCGGGCAGTTCGCGCAGCCTAGGCCGCCGATGGGCCTGCCAGGCCAGCTGTCAGACACCGTCAGCGCAGCGGCGGCTGCGATCACCGCGGACCCAAACTTCACCGTGGCGCTCGCGGCGGCCATCTCGTCGATCATGGCCGGCCAGCACGCCGCCGGCAACAGCAACGCGAACAACAGCAATAATAACACCAGTAACAACAACGTGACGACGACCAGTAACAACACGACGAGCAACAACACCAACAGCGAGACTCAATGA
- the LOC123069510 gene encoding WRKY transcription factor 6 isoform X1 — MDKGHLGGGGGGGGLLALDASPRQLGFLNLLSPAPFHRSMEADDGGGGGGGGRGRRSIEVDFFSDEKKNMKKSRASAGADAEDHKDQASAAGLAIKKEDLTINVRPSPLLHPFFFLVKWQDLAAGTACFSIYIYVRRSNTYLSILQLLPGNNTRSDRSMVVDDDGASRADQDRNGRNTGELAVIQAELSRMNEENQRLRGMLTQVNNSYHALQMHLVALMQQRTQMPPVQPQQPPTHEDGKNESAIVPRQFLGLGPSGASADVAEEPSNSSTEVGSPRRSSSNGNEDPERGENPDGPSTAGWLPGRGMSQQQQQQLGAAAKGHDQQAQEATMRKARVSVRARSEAPIIADGCQWRKYGQKMAKGNPCPRAYYRCTMATGCPVRKQVQRCAEDRTILITTYEGTHNHPLPPAAMAMASTTSAAASMLLSGSMPSADGAGLMSSNFLARTVLPCSSSMATISASAPFPTVTLDLTHAPPGAPNAMPLNVARPHAPGQFHVPMPGGGMAPAFAMPPHMLYNQSKFSGLQMSSDSVDAGQFAQPRPPMGLPGQLSDTVSAAAAAITADPNFTVALAAAISSIMAGQHAAGNSNANNSNNNTSNNNVTTTSNNTTSNNTNSETQ, encoded by the exons ATGGACAAGGGCCACCTCggtggtggcggaggaggaggaggactgctAGCCCTGGACGCCTCGCCGCGGCAGCTCGGCTTCTTGAACTTGCTATCGCCGGCGCCGTTCCATAGGAGCATGGAGGCGGACgacggcggaggcggtggcggcggcggcagggggagGAGGTCCATCGAGGTTGACTTCTTCTCCGACGAGaagaagaacatgaagaagagCCGGGCTTCGGCCGGGGCCGACGCGGAGGACCACAAGGATCAAGCCTCCGCCGCCGGACTCGCCATCAAGAAGGAGGACCTCACCATTAACGTACGTCCGTCACCGCTTCTTCACCCATTCTTCTTCCTTGTTAAATGGCAAGACTTGGCAGCCGGCACTGCTTgtttttctatatatatatatgtacggCGATCTAATACTTACCTTTCGATCCTGCAGCTCCTTCCCGGGAACAACACGAGGAGCGACCGGTCCATGGTGGTCGACGACGACGGAGCGTCCCGGGCCGACCAAGACAGGAACGGCAGGAACACCGGCGAG CTGGCGGTGATACAGGCCGAGCTGAGCCGCATGAACGAGGAGAACCAGCGGCTGCGAGGGATGTTGACCCAGGTCAACAACAGCTACCATGCGCTGCAGATGCATCTCGTCGCGCTCATGCAGCAAAGGACCCAGATGCCTCCGGTCCAGCCGCAACAACCTCCGACCCACGAG GATGGCAAGAACGAGAGTGCCATCGTGCCGAGGCAGTTCCTGGGTCTGGGCCCGTCGGGAGCCAGCGCTGACGTGGCGGAAGAGCCCTCCAACTCGTCCACGGAGGTCGGGAGCCCGCGGCGGTCGTCGTCCAACGGAAACGAGGACCCTGAGCGCGGCGAAAACCCTGACGGCCCGTCCACCGCGGGGTGGTTGCCCGGACGCGGGAtgagccagcagcagcagcagcagctgggggcggcggcgaagGGCCACGACCAGCAAGCGCAGGAGGCCACCATGAGGAAGGCCCGTGTCTCCGTTCGCGCCCGATCCGAAGCCCCGATT ATCGCCGATGGATGCCAATGGAGGAAGTACGGTCAGAAGATGGCCAAGGGAAACCCTTGCCCACGCGCCTACTACCGGTGCACCATGGCCACCGGCTGCCCGGTGCGCAAGCAG GTGCAACGATGCGCCGAGGACCGGACCATCCTCATCACCACGTACGAGGGCACGCACAACCACCCGCTCCCGCCGGCCGCCATGGCCATGGCGTCTACCACGTCGGCCGCTGCGTCCATGCTGCTCTCCGGCTCCATGCCCAGCGCCGACGGCGCGGGGCTCATGAGCTCCAACTTCCTCGCGCGCACCGTGCTTCCGTGCTCGTCCAGCATGGCCACCATCTCGGCGTCCGCGCCGTTCCCGACGGTCACGCTCGACCTCACCCACGCCCCGCCCGGGGCGCCCAACGCCATGCCGCTAAACGTCGCCCGACCGCATGCACCGGGGCAGTTCCATGTTCCGATGCCCGGCGGTGGGATGGCCCCGGCCTTCGCGATGCCGCCGCACATGCTGTACAACCAGTCCAAGTTCTCTGGGCTGCAGATGTCCTCCGACTCGGTGGACGCCGGGCAGTTCGCGCAGCCTAGGCCGCCGATGGGCCTGCCAGGCCAGCTGTCAGACACCGTCAGCGCAGCGGCGGCTGCGATCACCGCGGACCCAAACTTCACCGTGGCGCTCGCGGCGGCCATCTCGTCGATCATGGCCGGCCAGCACGCCGCCGGCAACAGCAACGCGAACAACAGCAATAATAACACCAGTAACAACAACGTGACGACGACCAGTAACAACACGACGAGCAACAACACCAACAGCGAGACTCAATGA